A segment of the Desulfofundulus kuznetsovii DSM 6115 genome:
TAAAGTTTGCCCGTAATAGTCATAGCTGTCTTGCGGCGGTACTTCCTCCTGACATCTGACGCACTTCACAGCGATCAACCCCCTTACAAAAATGTTAAATTTCCCCCGTTTGCGACCGGGGGTTGAAAGGCTTTTTACAATTTATCCAGGCCCTGTTGCAGTTTAACTAAAAGACGGATAAGGGTTTCCTTTTCTTCGATGTTTAAGCTGGATGTGGCTCGTTTAAGCAGGTCCATGTGCAGGGGCAAGACCCCGTGGATAAGCTGTACGGCCCGGGGAGTGATTTGGGCGCGGATCACACGCCGGTCTTTAGGATCAACAACACGGACTACCAGCCCGTCCCTTTCCAACCGGTCCACCAGGCCGGTAATATTGGCCCGGCTAACCAGCATGCGCTGCCCCAGTTCGGAAAGGGGAAGGCCCTCTTCCCCGGCATAATACAGTTCCATCAGGGCATTAAATTTGGGCTGGGAAAGGTTGAAATGGGCAAAGTGCCTGGCCAGCAAGTCTTCCAGCAAATCCATCGTTCGGGTAAGCTCAATTACGGTACGTACGGCCAGGTAACCTTCTCCCTGGGGCAAGCACATTCCTCCCAAAAGTATTCTGTACTTTAATTGTAAATATATTAAATACTTTCGTCAACGGTTTATAACCGTATCATATGCTTCCCGCGGACACGGGATTGCTTTAATTTTTGACCCTTGAGAGTGTAAATGTATCCTTTTAGCGCCAAGGGCAGTAAAATATACCAGGGAGTGAGCGCCATGTTTTTCCATCCCTGGTTTTCCGCACCTCATTGTCCGGAACGGCATAAGTGGCGCCAGGTCGACAAAGTCGACATCCGGCTCGGTGAATTAACCATGCGCATGAGCCGTCGCAACAAGATGAATGTGCCGGCGGAATTTTCGGCCTTTATTCCACGGGCTGAATTGCGCCGGCGTTATTACAGCGGTGGAGAGCTGACCCGGGAAGACGAATTCATTTTAAGCAGCATTACCATTACCCACGCACCCCGTTTTCCCTCGGAGGAAGAACGGTTACCGGTACCGGTGTCGCCGCCCGGGATGCTGGAGGCGGCAGATAAGGGTGCGGAAACAGAAAAACCGGCAATTAACATAAATTGGCAGTTTGAGGGACCGAAAAAAGAGTCCCTACCGGCGGTTTCTGCCCCGCCCCCCCGGGCCTGTGTACCCCGCCTGAAGTTTGGTAGCAGGGAGAGATAAGGTTGCACGCGGAAGTGCTGGTGTCTTTAGCTCTCCGTCAGGTGGACAAGGTCTTTCATTATAACGTGCCCTCTTCCCTGGCGGGCAAGGTGCAGGTTGGCAGCCGGGTGCTGGTACCCTTCGGCCGCCGTAAAGTAGAGGGCTATGTGGTTGGTTTTAGTCCGGCACCGAACCCTGCCGATTTAAAGGATGTGGCTGCCCTTTTAGACGAGGGGCCCCTATTCACTCCCCACCAGCTGGCCCTGGCCCGCTGGATGGCGGCCTATTACCTCTGCCCTACGGTTAAAGCACTGCGAGCCATGATCTGGCCCCTTTTGCAGGTGAAGGGGCCGAAAAAGGTACGGGGATTGTGGCCGGCGGCCTGCTGCGAGGCTCCCGATTTCCGGCGAGCACCAAAGAGTGCTGCGGTGTGGCAGGTTATTCAGGCCCGCCCCGGCCTGTCCAGGAAGGAACTGGCAGAAGCGGCCGGCGTTTCCCCC
Coding sequences within it:
- a CDS encoding MarR family winged helix-turn-helix transcriptional regulator — translated: MPQGEGYLAVRTVIELTRTMDLLEDLLARHFAHFNLSQPKFNALMELYYAGEEGLPLSELGQRMLVSRANITGLVDRLERDGLVVRVVDPKDRRVIRAQITPRAVQLIHGVLPLHMDLLKRATSSLNIEEKETLIRLLVKLQQGLDKL